One Glycine max cultivar Williams 82 chromosome 8, Glycine_max_v4.0, whole genome shotgun sequence genomic window, ttttaggtTAGAGATCATggatgtttttaataaatttcaatttattaaattaaagattaattttatttggaatGTGATCGTTGTTGGTCTAAGAAATTTTGTGCATAGTATGCATAATTatacaatgattaaaaaattattcttgcaTACTTTTACAGCAATACTTCCTAAGGTTAtgtaattatacaaatattttttatttttttaatcattacttTCGTCCTTCTTGTAGGGGGTGTTGTTTAATGCGCTCAGAATTAAAAGAGATagtgtagaaaaaaaaagtgggggTCATCTGTAATTATATGAAACCTTAAGCGGAGTGTTAGCCTAATTTGTTTAATTCTAAAAAACCACACAAATGTAGTTCTAGTTtcggggttttttttttaaagttttgtatTATTGTCGTGCCTTTGTTGTGCATATCCCAGACAAACACTGATCTCTAACTCGTCGTGTACCACTCCTTTAGGCTATATTCGCTGCACCATCTAAATTCTACGTCCCGGCAACCAAGCAACGTTGGCGTTTCGGTTGGACATTTGCCCCctaattaaagaaagaaaagttctTATTATTTTGATCAACCCATGACCTAACATGAAATTAAgcatttatgaaaatgccatgTTCATAAAAATAACAACGTGCGTGTGTTTTTATATAGAGAAAGAAGAGTGAGGAGAGGAGTAAAATGATTTTGACAATTTTCTGGTTTGTATCTTGATTTTGCACACTTTAAGCTTTTCAGAGTACAAGTCACATTTAAGCGACTTTACAAACAACCATAAAATCTGTAAAAGTATTTTGATTATTACAAGCAACTTTACTAAGGATGCTTGCAGTTTTCTTAATACATTTCTTGCTTGTAGCATCATTATATTATTCTATGAAATTTAACttcaaaaatttcattttcttcttctctttaagTTTGTTGTGATCAAAGAGGTCTATCTTCTCGACAACTTTTGCTGTAGGCCCATTCGAATCGCATTTTAGATTTTGAAATTGTTCCTCCAGATGTAGcatgttttcaaaatcaagaaaaaaaatttgtgaaaaataaaatcaccaGTGAATACAGTTAAGAACCGAATCATATCCATAGCATGGAGAGGAAAAAAAGgtaataatatatgaaaaaaaagagccaatttcttttgtttttcctcaatttttaaagtatttatttatctttttgtcAATAAAACTGTGTGAACAGGTGAAGTCCGTTTTACACACATTATAAAGAAGTTGTACAAAAATTTCCAAAATTGATTTCTTTATTATCTTTGTGTTTTCCCTTCAAAACGATAATGTTGTTTTAATATTTACACAAGTGTGACCTCGTTTTGAAACGACAACATGAGACACAAAATTCCCCTCCAAAATGACTAAAACCCCAAACCCCGCCACCAATCACGCGGCATGCCGCAAAACCCATAAATAAAAATCCTCATTACTCGCTTCACGTCCTTCTTCTTTCTATCCACACACACGCAAACACAAAAGTCACAaactctttttcttcctttcacaCGCCAACGTGATACCCACTCTTGATTTCATTACACCGTTTAAGAACCCAcccccacacacacactcacTCGCTCCCTCGGAATCCCAATGGCGGAGAACGGTGAAGGCGGCGAGGAGTACCTGTTCAAGATAGTGCTGATTGGGGACTCCGCGGTGGGGAAGTCCAACCTCCTCTCGCGGTTCGCGCGGAACGAGTTCGATAGCAACTCCAAGGCCACCATTGGGGTCGAGTTCCAGACGCAGCTCGTCGAGATCGACGGCAAAGAGATCAAGGCGCAGATCTGGGACACTGCGGGACAAGAGAGGTTTCGAGCTGTCACCTCTGCTTACTACAGAGGCGCTGTTGGTGCGCTCGTTGTTTACGATATCAGCAGGAGGGGCACCTTCGACAGCATCAAGCGATGGCTCCAAGAACTCACTAGTGAGTAGTACTTTcttactcttttctttttctttttttttttttttgaattggaTGTTGTTTGTTTATCTCTTTAGTAAATTCTACTATTCAGATTCCCTACAAAGCTTGGTCCTAGTCCAGTTCATACCTCAAAAGGACGTATGTGAGGTAATTAAGTACCTCTAACTGTAAGCACTCTTTGAACAGCCTTAAGGTCTGTTTTGACCTTTATGAGCTCTCGAGATCCAACTCAGCTAAACTTTTGGTTGTAAAATAATACTATTCAGATGTATTTAGAAAGTTGGTACTTGGTTGAATTGGTAAGGAACGGACTCATGTTTCACAAAAATATGGTTTTGATTTCCCTTGCCAATGTCAGAAGGTTGTTGGTGAGTAATACTTCTGTAAGCACCCATTGAACTTTAGGCCTGTCTTGTCTTAACGAGTTCCTGAGGCCTGACTCACCtaaactttcttttttatataaaaaaaatggcaagATCGGTCGTGGTAGTGTCTAATTATGGAAATTACTTTTGACCTCCCTGAATGTGCGTTGTGTGGTATCAGTGTAGTTAAGAATTGTGGCATGGACTAATTTGACTGGAAGAAATTGACCATTTAAGGGCAATTTTGCGattaattttaggatttgaggAGTGCAATTGTAATTTCCGTTGATTGGGGACTAATATGATTGATGTTATTATGTGATTAAATTATCGTTCTATGCATGCCCTTTGTAGTTTTTTGTAGTCTTTGGTTATGGGTGTTATAGTATTGGATCAGAGGATTTTGGATGTGGGCTTGAGGgatactttttgtttttactctTAAGTGGGTATGGTATTTTAGGTTTCGCGACCCCTTCTGTTCTGACTCTAATGGTTTTGTTTATGTTGGCTTGTTAGGTTTGgtttctaagtttttttttttaaaaaaaattcaatgggCTATTGTTGGAGGAAAAGGAAATATGGCATTTGAAATGATTAGGAAGGAGAAAAATTATGGAGTGTAAATATTAGAGTTGGGTTTgcgttttttatttctttcctttctctGCAATTTCAAGAAGCAGTTTAGAGTTTAGACATTGTTACTTGCATGGTTGACATGTGTTCCATTTTTGCAACCCAATTTGGATTTACATGGAACGGTTGCATATTATGAATGAGGATGTTGAAGCTGATTTATTTGCGTAGTAGTAAGATGTTATCTTTGCCATCTATGTGGATGATGcaggatttatttttttggaattagATATAggatatattaatttgaaattggaAAGATATCCACCTGATTTTGGTTCCTCTATGTCGTAGATTGGAATAATGAAATTTTCCCCATTAGTGGCCTAAAATAAGGAAATCATTGAATATT contains:
- the LOC100808333 gene encoding ras-related protein RABA5b-like isoform X1, with the translated sequence MAENGEGGEEYLFKIVLIGDSAVGKSNLLSRFARNEFDSNSKATIGVEFQTQLVEIDGKEIKAQIWDTAGQERFRAVTSAYYRGAVGALVVYDISRRGTFDSIKRWLQELTNSLQSLVLVQFIPQKDVCELKMIAP
- the LOC100808333 gene encoding ras-related protein RABA5b-like — protein: MAENGEGGEEYLFKIVLIGDSAVGKSNLLSRFARNEFDSNSKATIGVEFQTQLVEIDGKEIKAQIWDTAGQERFRAVTSAYYRGAVGALVVYDISRRGTFDSIKRWLQELTTQNDSTVARMLVGNKCDLENIREVSTEEGKSLAEEEGLFFMETSALDATNVQTAFEIVIREIYNNISRKVLNSDSYKAELSVNRVSLVNGAGSKQGPSCCSR